The sequence ATGAAAAAGTTATCAAATTCCTTCAGTTAATGTTCGCCTATTAAAAAGGGTTGCTTAACTTTTGCCCACTACTGTATACATAAATCACTTACATTCTTTTTATTGCATTGGAAGAATGCCAAATCACTTTCAGATTGCGAACATTCGTGAAACTCCTTACACATCTGTGCCATTTCCGCAGTCATGACTTCACGCTGCGATTGTTGCTGCACTGTAATTTGCGTCCGCCATTCCTTGCCTAAATTGAGACATTCTCTATATGCCGACGCATAGGTGTTGCTGGCGTTGCGACTATCCTGCAAAAATATCTCAAAACAATCATTTACAACAGCTCTTATGCCAGCAACATCACCGCCAT is a genomic window of Anastrepha ludens isolate Willacy chromosome 6, idAnaLude1.1, whole genome shotgun sequence containing:
- the LOC128866596 gene encoding uncharacterized protein LOC128866596 isoform X2, giving the protein MAQQLSPLRLLQLLALSLWFAACRYTESQAVALEGVALVEIYAKMGGGGGIETNGYAVGGDNGGDVAGIRAVVNDCFEIFLQDSRNASNTYASAYRECLNLGKEWRTQITVQQQSQREVMTAEMAQMCKEFHECSQSESDLAFFQCNKKNLPLWNWRRSTMKLRKK